The following coding sequences are from one Oryzisolibacter sp. LB2S window:
- a CDS encoding HIT family protein, translating into MPMFVDHSPPGQCIFCRLIAGEIPAALVHEDEHTIAFMDIGQVTPGHVLVATRRHAATLLETTPEEAAAVMRTVHGVAQAVQAAFDPPGLTLLQANGALGGQTVAHFHMHVVPRHAQDGISFTWPRQEPPPAVLADYAARLRAAL; encoded by the coding sequence ATGCCCATGTTCGTCGACCACTCCCCCCCGGGCCAGTGCATCTTCTGCCGCCTGATCGCCGGCGAGATCCCTGCCGCCCTGGTGCACGAGGATGAGCACACCATTGCCTTCATGGACATAGGCCAGGTCACACCCGGCCATGTGCTCGTGGCCACCCGGCGCCACGCCGCCACGCTGCTGGAGACCACGCCCGAGGAGGCCGCGGCCGTGATGCGCACCGTCCACGGCGTGGCCCAGGCCGTTCAGGCGGCCTTCGACCCGCCCGGGCTCACGCTGCTGCAGGCCAACGGCGCCCTGGGCGGCCAGACCGTGGCGCACTTTCACATGCACGTGGTGCCGCGCCACGCGCAGGACGGCATCAGCTTCACCTGGCCGCGCCAGGAGCCGCCGCCCGCCGTGCTGGCCGACTACGCCGCACGCCTGCGCGCGGCGCTCTAG
- a CDS encoding multidrug effflux MFS transporter, which yields MSVPSAAVGPLGVQPMTIPPGLAIMVLALLLSIQPVTTDLYLPALPALTRSLGAPVAAGQLTLSALLLAFGCSQLLWGPLSDRLGRRPVLLMGLALYTLASVGAVLAPTMEHLVAWRTLQGAAMGAAVMCARAIVRDLYSPLAGARAMSKALTGLGIIACLCAPLGGLLTEWLGWRAALLVLTAYAVATLALVALRLPETLAERNPRALRPATMARTWALVLRTPAFWAYSLLTTATYGGLFTFLAASSFVFIDVLGTTRTHYGLTLLSTAVAYLLGTLLCRRLLARWGLARTVAIAGALSASGGLLMLLAATLGWHSVAALLPPFYLFMLGHGIHQPCGQSGAVGPFPQAAGVASALNGFMMMLAAFAIGHWLGGALDGTVWPLVQGVALWSVLVAAVAWTLVQRHTPQEPAHDR from the coding sequence ATGTCCGTTCCGTCCGCCGCCGTCGGCCCGCTGGGGGTTCAGCCCATGACCATCCCTCCCGGCTTGGCCATCATGGTGCTGGCCCTGCTGCTGAGCATCCAGCCCGTCACCACCGACCTGTACCTGCCCGCCCTGCCCGCCCTCACGCGCAGCCTGGGCGCGCCCGTGGCGGCCGGCCAGCTCACGCTGTCCGCGCTGCTGCTCGCCTTTGGCTGCTCGCAGCTGCTCTGGGGGCCGCTGTCCGACCGCCTGGGCCGGCGGCCCGTGCTGCTCATGGGGCTGGCGCTGTACACGCTGGCCTCGGTGGGCGCGGTGCTGGCGCCGACCATGGAGCATCTCGTGGCCTGGCGCACGCTGCAGGGCGCGGCCATGGGCGCGGCCGTGATGTGCGCGCGCGCCATCGTGCGCGATCTGTACTCGCCGCTGGCGGGCGCACGCGCCATGTCCAAGGCGCTCACGGGCCTGGGGATCATCGCCTGCCTGTGCGCGCCACTGGGCGGCCTGCTGACCGAATGGCTGGGCTGGCGCGCGGCGCTGCTGGTGCTCACGGCCTATGCCGTGGCCACGCTGGCCCTGGTGGCGCTGCGCCTGCCCGAGACGCTGGCCGAGCGCAACCCGCGGGCGCTGCGCCCCGCGACCATGGCGCGCACCTGGGCACTGGTGCTGCGCACGCCGGCGTTCTGGGCCTATTCCCTGCTCACCACGGCCACCTATGGCGGGCTGTTCACCTTTCTCGCCGCATCGTCCTTCGTCTTCATCGACGTGCTGGGCACGACGCGCACGCATTACGGGCTGACGCTGCTGTCCACGGCCGTGGCCTATCTGCTGGGCACGCTGCTGTGCCGGCGGCTGCTGGCGCGCTGGGGCCTGGCGCGCACGGTGGCCATCGCCGGCGCGCTGAGCGCCAGCGGCGGCCTGCTGATGCTGCTGGCCGCCACGCTCGGCTGGCACAGCGTGGCGGCGCTGCTGCCGCCGTTCTATCTGTTCATGCTCGGCCATGGCATCCACCAGCCCTGCGGACAGTCGGGTGCCGTGGGGCCGTTTCCGCAGGCGGCGGGCGTGGCCTCGGCGCTCAACGGCTTCATGATGATGCTGGCGGCCTTTGCCATAGGCCACTGGCTCGGCGGGGCGCTGGACGGCACGGTCTGGCCGCTGGTGCAGGGCGTGGCGCTGTGGTCGGTGCTGGTCGCGGCCGTCGCCTGGACGCTGGTGCAGCGCCACACACCGCAGGAGCCGGCCCATGACCGCTGA
- the miaA gene encoding tRNA (adenosine(37)-N6)-dimethylallyltransferase MiaA, with translation MTAESIPAVALAGPTASGKTAAALAIAEALAPRLPVEIISVDSALVYCGMDIGTAKPTREELAAVPHHLIDIRDPLQAYSAAEFVRDATRLIEDIRARGALPLLVGGTMLYFRALFDGIDDMPAADAAVRARLEQQAAAQGWPAMHAELARVDPVTAARLAPGDSQRIQRALEVWHVSGRPLSSFHTAKTIAASARPISAGGLFSLEPQDRAWLHERIARRFHAMLAEGFLDEVLRLRARGDLHADLPSMRCVGYRQAWESLDGLHPMASLPERGIAATRQLAKRQITWLRGMPARHVIACDAEGATARLVDAVRAHVLGGAA, from the coding sequence ATGACCGCTGAATCCATCCCGGCCGTCGCCCTCGCGGGGCCCACGGCCTCGGGCAAGACGGCGGCGGCGCTGGCCATCGCCGAGGCGCTGGCGCCGCGGCTGCCGGTGGAGATCATCAGCGTGGACTCGGCCCTGGTGTACTGCGGCATGGACATCGGCACGGCCAAGCCCACGCGCGAGGAGCTCGCCGCCGTGCCGCACCATCTGATCGACATCCGCGACCCCCTGCAGGCCTACAGCGCGGCCGAGTTCGTGCGCGACGCCACGCGGCTGATCGAGGACATCCGCGCGCGCGGCGCGCTGCCGCTGCTCGTGGGCGGCACCATGCTGTACTTCAGGGCGCTGTTCGATGGCATCGACGACATGCCCGCGGCCGACGCCGCCGTGCGCGCCCGCCTGGAGCAGCAGGCCGCGGCGCAGGGCTGGCCCGCCATGCATGCCGAGCTCGCGCGCGTGGACCCGGTCACGGCCGCGCGCCTGGCGCCCGGCGACAGCCAGCGCATACAGCGCGCGCTCGAGGTCTGGCATGTCTCGGGCCGTCCGCTGTCGAGCTTTCACACAGCAAAAACAATAGCTGCCAGCGCCCGCCCCATAAGCGCTGGAGGCCTTTTTTCGTTGGAACCGCAGGATCGTGCCTGGCTGCACGAGCGCATCGCCCGACGCTTTCACGCCATGCTCGCCGAGGGCTTTCTCGACGAGGTGCTGCGCCTGCGCGCGCGCGGCGACCTGCATGCCGACCTGCCCAGCATGCGCTGCGTGGGCTATCGCCAGGCCTGGGAGTCGCTCGACGGCCTGCACCCCATGGCCAGCCTGCCCGAGCGCGGCATTGCCGCCACGCGCCAGCTGGCCAAGCGCCAGATCACCTGGCTGCGCGGCATGCCCGCTCGCCACGTGATCGCCTGCGACGCCGAGGGCGCCACGGCGCGGCTGGTGGACGCCGTGCGCGCCCATGTGCTGGGCGGCGCCGCGTGA
- a CDS encoding ABC transporter ATP-binding protein, whose protein sequence is MSAPPLLQVRGLARCYGTQTVFENVALEVRRGEFVAIVGDSGVGKSTLLNCLAGLDHWDAGQVLHEGVDLGPLDDARRALWRRAHVGFVFQAFHVLPHLDVAQNVGLPLLLLHRPDGRRVDEMLAAVGLAGLGARLPHALSGGQLQRVAIARALVHRPALLLADEPTGNLDPGTAARIMDLLIAQTRAHGAALVLVTHSGAAAARADRVLQLTAQGMQAAGGPAMAT, encoded by the coding sequence GTGAGCGCCCCGCCCCTGCTCCAGGTGCGCGGCCTGGCCCGGTGCTACGGCACGCAGACGGTGTTCGAGAACGTGGCTCTCGAGGTGCGCCGCGGCGAGTTCGTCGCCATCGTCGGCGACTCGGGCGTGGGCAAGTCCACGCTGCTCAACTGCCTGGCGGGGCTGGACCACTGGGATGCGGGCCAGGTGCTGCACGAGGGCGTGGACCTGGGCCCGCTGGACGACGCCCGGCGCGCGCTGTGGCGCCGCGCCCATGTGGGCTTCGTGTTCCAGGCCTTTCACGTGCTGCCGCACCTGGACGTGGCGCAGAACGTGGGCCTGCCGCTGCTGCTGCTGCACCGCCCCGATGGCCGGCGCGTGGACGAGATGCTCGCCGCCGTGGGACTGGCCGGCCTGGGCGCGCGGCTGCCGCACGCGCTCAGCGGCGGGCAACTGCAGCGCGTGGCCATCGCGCGCGCCCTCGTGCATCGCCCGGCCCTGCTGCTGGCCGACGAGCCCACGGGCAACCTCGACCCCGGCACGGCCGCGCGCATCATGGACCTGCTCATAGCCCAGACACGCGCGCATGGCGCCGCGCTGGTGCTCGTGACCCACTCGGGCGCGGCGGCCGCGCGTGCAGACCGCGTGCTGCAGCTCACGGCCCAGGGCATGCAGGCGGCCGGCGGCCCCGCCATGGCCACGTGA